A region of Plasmodium falciparum 3D7 genome assembly, chromosome: 12 DNA encodes the following proteins:
- a CDS encoding heat shock protein DNAJ homologue Pfj4 has protein sequence MSRRVNYYEVLGVPQDADLTVIKKSYRTLAMKWHPDKNPNNKAEATERFKQISEAYEVLSDPKRRRKYDLYGTDENYMADENDEFSNFHKNFGFNDAQRIFEMFFGDSSPFGNDSFFSDVMGSSFVDKRRGRVPRSNDPFDNFFGSSFNVSFGSSFDNFMDGGSCFTSVETSTSNGGKFKNRVVKTSTSKSTSIINGKRVTRIETVKTLPNGTVERTVTEREEDDRGNINIRQLPAHELRRNKR, from the exons atgtcaAGGAGGgtaaattattatgaagTTTTAGGTGTCCCTCAAGATGCTGATTTAACAGTTATTAAAAAGTCATACAGAACATTGGCTATGAAATGGCATCCag ATAAGAACCCTAATAATAAAGCTGAGGCTACTGAAAGATTTAAGCAAATTTCTGAGGCTTATGAAGTATTATCTGACCCAAAGAGACGAAGAAAATATGATT tgTATGGAACGGATGAGAATTATATGGCTGATGAGAATGACGAATTTTCCAACtttcataaaaattttgGATTTAATGATGCACAGAGAATATTTGAAATGTTTTTTGGTGACTCATCACCTTTTGGTAATGATTCATTTTTTAGTGATGTAATGGGTTCATCATTTGTTGATAAAAGAAGAGGTAGAGTTCCTAGATCGAATGATCCATTTGACAATTTTTTTGGTTCTTCATTTAATGTATCCTTTGGTTCATCTTTTGACA atttCATGGATGGGGGATCATGCTTTACATCAGTCGAAACCTCCACATCCAATGGAGGGAAATTTAAAAACAGGGTAGTAAAAACATCTACATCTAAAAGTACCTCCATAATAAATGGTAAAAGAGTTACAAGAATTGAAACAGTGAAAACCTTACCAAATGGAACTGTTGAAAGGACAGTTACTGAAAGGGAAGAAGATGACAGAGGAAATATTAACATAAGACAATTACCAGCTCATGAATTAAGAAGAAACAAAAGATAA